TGCTTTTTTCAATGTGCGTGCATTCAAAATGAATTCTTGACTGTCCAAGCTGACTGTTCCACTCAACTGCCCGGATTACGCCGTGCATGACAACGAGCGCGCCGTTTATTTCAAACTGAATTTTTATGCGGACATTTGCTTTTCCTTTTCCGCCGATTCTTATCATCGCTCCGTCTTCGCTTATGTCTTCAAGCAGGCATTTGTAGCCGGGCGCAGTTTCAACTTTGTCGTATTCGATTTTTTCGCCTTGCTGAACAATGTACATCTGCGCGTAAATTTCGCATTTGCATCTTATTGACTGGCGTTTTTGAGTTCGGTCGAGTTTTGTTGAATGCATTAAAAACAAAGCTTTGTCGCTTCTGAAAATTCCAGTTCCGATAACTTTTGTGTCAAACGCGTAGCCTGCGTCTCCGTTGCGCCAAAAGTAAACTGAAATTTCTTTTCCGTCCCATTCAGATTCAGGAAGAAATTCCGGTCGTTTGGACTGCTTTGAAATTTGATACGGAAGAAGAATTATGAGCTGAGTTCCATTGTTTAAAATGCGCGACTTAAAAACGCCTTTGCCTTTTAAAATGACGCTTAGCTTTTGGTTTGCATCAAGCGATTTTGTGCTTTCGATTCCGCGTTTGTTTTCCTTGTCAAGAATTACGCGCGTTTTGAATTTGTAAAGTTTTTCAAGAAACGCCTGGACTTGTGTTGAATCTTCCGCGCCTTTTTGCTTTGCCTCTTCGATTACTGAAGAAATGCATCTGTTCACGGAATTTTCAGAAATGTAAAGCGAAAGCGGCTCTTCAATTCCGCATTTTTTTGCAAGCTGCCAGAGCGCGGAAATTTCAGAATGCTTGAATCCGTAGTCAAAACCCTTTGAAAAGAAATTCATTTTTTCAGTTGAAGCTTTGTATAATTTAAAAAGCGCAAAAATAAAAGCAAGAATTATAATTGCGGAAATTACAGCAGGCACAAAACCACCTCCAAGAATTTTATGCGATTACGTATTTATTATAGTAAATTTTGCAGTTTCTTGATAGTATAACATACCAAAATGAAAAAAAGATACATTTTAGCAGAGTTTTTAGTTGTTTTTGTTTTTTTGCTGATTCCGCCGATTTTTGCAGACAAAGGAGCATATTTAAGCGAAGAATTTTCTTTTTCTGTTCTGGCTGAATTTTTTATTGCGGCGATTCTTCAAATTCAATTTAAAATGGAAAACAAATGCGAAAAAAAATCCGCGAATGAAAAATTTATTTTGCTTGTAAATTCATTGAAATGGGGCGCGCTCACGCTTGGCTTTTTAATGCTGATTTTTGCCGCCGTCCATGCGTTTTGTTTTGCATTTAAAATTTCTTCCGCTCAAACTGAAATTTTATTAAAAAATCCTGAAAATTTTTCGTCTTGGATTTTTCTGATTTTTACATTGGCGGCTGGAGCTTTTTTTGAAGAAGCCGTTTACCGTCAGTTTGTTCCAGAAACTTTAAATTCGCTTTTGGGAAAATGGAAAATTCCAGTGGAAATATTTTCAGTTTTAATTTTTGCGCTTGCCCACAGATATTTAGGATGGATTTCTGTTTGCAATGCGGCTTTTTGCGGCGCGGTTCTAAGGATTTGCAGAATAAAAACGGCTTCAATTGCGCCTTCGTTTGCGGCTCATTTTGTCTACAATCTTTCACTTATTGTATTTTCCGTGCTGTTGTAAAATTTTATAATCATTGATATACTTTGAAAATAATTTTTGCTGAGGAATTTTATGAAATATACAGATACAAGAGATAAAAAAGTTAGTGTTGATTTTAGAACTGCGGTTTTGAATGGAATGAATGCAGAAACTGGCGGACTTTATATGCCGACTGAATTTCCGCGTCTTGAAAATTCATTTTTGGAGCGCAATCCAGAACCTTCATTCCGCGAAATTGCCTACGAAATGGCAAAATCTTATGTTGAAAACGAAATTCCAGACACTGACTTGGAATCTATAATTCAGGACTGCTATCCGTTTTCTTCAAAAGTTGTTCCGATTGATCCTGTAACTTATGTGCTTGAGCTTTTCCACGGACCGACTTGCGCGTTCAAGGATTTCGGAGCAAGATTTATGGCGCGTGTGATGTCATATTTCAACCGCTCAGAAAATGACAATCTTCATATTTTGGTTGCAACTTCCGGGGACACAGGTTCTGCTGTAGGAAGCGCGTTTCACAATGTTCCGGGAATCGACGTTACAATTCTTTATCCGGACGGAAAAATTTCACCATTGCAGGAAAAGCAGCTTTCAACTTTCACAGGAAATGTCCGCGCATTAAAAGTAAAGGGAACTTTTGACGATTGCCAGAAACTTGTAAAAACTGCGTTTACAGATAAAGACTTAAGAGCCAAGTTCAGGCTTTCTTCCGCGAACTCAATAAATATTTCCCGTCTTTTGCCGCAATCTTTCTATTATATGTATTCATCTCTCGTTGTAAAAAAGAGAATTCCGTTTGACAGCAAAAATGGAGGGGATGCGATAATTGTTGTTGTTCCAAGCGGAAATTTTGGAAATCTTACATCAGGGCTTATCGCGCGTGAAATGGGTGCTCCTATAACTGGATTTGTTGCCGCGACAAATTCAAACCATACAGTGCCGGACTGGATTGCAAGCGGAGAATACAAAACTCGCCCTTCTGTCGCAACATTGAGCAATGCGATGGATGTTGGTGCGCCTAGCAACTATGAAAGAATTGCCGCAATGTATTCTCTTGACCAAGTAAGAAATCTTTTCGCTTCATATTGGACAGATGACGAAGGAACTATTGACGGAATTAAAAGCTGCAAAAACAAAACAGGATACGTAATAGATCCGCACGGCGCAGTTGCCTGGAAAGCATGGAATGATATTCGCGGTGGAGAAATGGAAAAACTTGTAAACGGCCAGAAAAATGATTTTACAAAGCCTGGTCTTACACCGAATGTTCCTTCTTGGGCAAAATCTGTTGTAGACAAAAAAGCATCTGCAATAATTCTTGAAACTGCTCATCCTGCAAAATTCGGCGCGACAGTTTACAAGGCAATCGGACAAGAGCCTGCTCTTCCTGAGCGTCTGGAAAAAGTTATTTCTCTTCCTGACAACGCTATTCCAATGAGCAAAGATTACGATTCATTCAAGGAATGGCTGGTTTCAAACTTGTAAATTTTTATATAAGAAAAGCCTCGGATTTTTCCGAGGCTTTTTTCATCAACTGAAATGAAAAAAAAATTATTCAGCCGCGCATATAAGATTTCTTTTTTCAAGTTCCAAAAGAATTTTTTCTACTATTTGCTCTGGAGTAAACAAAGCCGTATCAATTTTTAAATCTGCAAAGTCAAAACTGCTGTTGTCGATGTTGTAAAGTTTTTTGTAACGGCGGCTGTCTTCTGAATCTCTCATCGCAGTGAAACTTTTTATTTCTTCAAGTGAACCACCTTCTCTGTTCAGAATTCTTTGCGCGCGGACATTGTCATCAGCAATAAGATAAACTTTTAAATCAGCTTCTTTAAGCATCCAGATTGCGAGACGGCTTCCAAGAACACAGCTTTCTTTTTTTGCAAGTTCAACCTGCCTTGTGTCAACTGCAATGTCGTAGCTGTCATCCGTTTTTGCATTTTCGATTACTTGGGCAAGCGTAAGATTTTTTTCTGCCGCAAGCTGACGGAAAGTAAAGTTTATAAGTTTTACATTCAGTTTTTGCGCAAGCAAAGTGCTTACGGTTGTGTTTCCGCAGCCAGACTTTCCGCTTATGGCAACTCTAAGTTCTTTTCCCTGAGGAATTTTATAATTCATAACAGCTCCTTACTCAATATTCTTGCCCTGCTCTCTTATGTTTTCAAGGGCGTTCTTTGCGTCAATTACTTTTTCACCGACTTCTGTAAACTGATTTTTGCTTCCGATTGTATTGATTTCGCGGTTCGCTTCCTGACAGATAAAATCGATTTTTTTACCCGGAACCGGATTTTCGTTGATTTCTTTTCTGAGAGCCTGCAAGTGGCTTTGAAGCCTGATGATTTCCTCGTTGATTGTGTATTTTACAATCATCGCCGCAGTTTCAGACATTATGCGGTTTTCATCTGCCTTGTCCGCAAGAAGCTCCTTGAACTTTGCTGAAATTTGCTCGCGGAATCTTTTTTCCATTTCCGGCTGCCACTTCTTAAAAAATGCGGCGCAGTCATCAAGCGTAGAAAGTTTTTCAAGCAAATCATTTTTTAAATTTTCGCCTTCACGTTTTCTGTCTTCTATAAATTGCTCAAGAACTTCAGAAAAAATTCCTTCAATTTTTTTCCAATAAGATTCGGCATCGTATTCGTGGGAAACATTCAAAACGCCTTCCTGCGAAACAATCAGGCTCAAAGGAATTTCAGCTTCTGATTTTCCCAAGGCTTTTGCAATTTCCAAAATCGCATCGCTGTACATTTTTGCGGCGGCTGGATCTGCGCTGACTTTTGCTGTTGAATTGTTGTCGCGAACTCTGATTGTCAAGTCGATTTTTCCGCGGACAATTTTTTCGCTTACAGTCTTTCTGATTCTTGCTTCAAGCGGATTCAAAAAAGACGGAATGTTTACAGACAAATCCAAGAACCGTGAATTGACTGATTTTATTTCAACGCTTATCTGCGTGTTTTCTACAATAGCTTCTTTAAAGCCGTAGCCTGTCATGCTGTTCATATATTTTTCCTAAACTTTAAATTTTTTTAAAACCATTTGTCCGACTTTGAAATTGTCGCCGGCTCCCATTGTAACAAAAACGTAGCCGTCTTTTGCATCAGATTTTTTGTTCAACTCGCTTTCTATGATTTGAGCGGCCTCTTCAAATTCTTTTGCATAGACAACATTCGGATGATATTTTTTTGCGTGCTCGGCAAGAATTTTTCCAGTTACAGTTGTGCTGTCCGCTTTTTCGCGTGCGCTTCCGTAGATTTTATTTATCACGATCATGTCCGCGCTTTCAAAACTTGATGCGAACTCTTCAAGCAAAGCCGCTGTCCGCGTGTAAGTGTGGCTCATAAAATCAACGATAATTTTGTGGTCTTTATAAAACTGCCTGAATCCAGCCAAAGTTGTTTTTATCGCTGTGGGATGATGTCCGTAGTCGTCAATAAAAATTATGTCCTGCCCAAATTTATTTTTCGCGCGCCCAACAATTTCACTGCGGCGTTTTCCGCCTGAAAATTTTTCAAGGCCATTTTTTAGCTTGTCAAAATATTCCTGCGGATTTTTTCCGGCAGTCTTTAAAAGCTCGCAGCACAGAGCAAATGCCGCGGCTGCATTTCTTGCGTTGTGTTTTCCCGGCACATGAAGAGCGCATTCAGTTTTTCCGATTGTAAAGAATTGTTTTCCGCCCTCAACTTTTCCGAACGAAAGTTTAAAGTCGCCTTCCGCGTTTTCTCCATAGGGAATAAAATTTATATCGCTTCGTTTTTTCTTTGCAAGAGCGGCTGTTTCGCAAGCACCTTTGTCGTCAGCGCAAAAAATCAAGTCGCCGTTTTTTGGAAGCTTGCAGATGTAGTCAACGAAAGCATTTTGAATGTCAGCAAAAGTCGGATAGTAATCCTGATGGTCGCTTTCAACGGAAGTCAAAATTATTTTCTGCGGACAAAAAGACATGAAGTGCCGCTGGTACTCGCAGGTTTCAGCGACAAAATATTTTTTTTCAGCTGAATCTGAATTTGAAAATTCCGATGAAGTCATTGTGCAGGAATTTCCAAAAGAAGAAATAATGCTTCCTGCTAAAACTTGAGACGGAAGGTCAAGTTCCTTTAGCATTGTTCCTGCAAGACCGGTTGTCGTAGTTTTTCCGTGGACGCCGCAAATTCCGCAACTGAATGCAGTTCTTGAAATTTCGCCCAAAGCCTCGCTGTACAAAAGAAGCGGAATGCCGAGTTTTTTTGCCTGCGCAAGGTCTGGATTTTTTTCAGGTGAATACGCGCTTGAATAAATTACAAGCTGAGTTTTTTCTGTAACATTCTGGCTGCTGAACGGCAGAGCTTTGATTCCAAGTTTTTCAAGAATTTCATCTGTGTAGAATCTTTCTGAAACATCGCTGCCGGTGATCATAGCTTTTCGGGCGGAAAGAATTTCCACAAGAGCCGCCATTCCAGTGCCCTTGATTCCAACAAAATGTATGTGAACTCCAGTTAAGTCCTGAGGGAGAATCGATTTTTCCATGGAAGCCATTTTACAATAGAAACAATGTTTTTGCAAATAATGAATTATGCTGAAATTTACCTTCGGAAAATTCCCGAACACTCGCCTGTTTAAAAACAGCAATCGGGATTTTCCCGAGAATGGAATTTTTCAAGAAATAAGTTTCGGGATGATTCCGAAGATTCATCTAGTACAAAAACATTCTTCGGGACGTTCCCGAATGCTCGCTTAGACTAAAAACACCAATCGGGATTTTCCCGAAGATAAAATTTACAAAAAGCTGGTTTCGGGAGCTTCCCGATTGAATTGAAAAAACGCAGCCATCGGGAAAACTCCGAAGACTGCATATTTTTATTTATCCAAGGCAAATCTGGTTGAGGATATTCTCGTAAAGCTCCTGCTTGCCGGAAGTTTTTGCGACCTGATCATAAGGCTTTGCAAGTGAAGCGACCTGATCAAGTGTGAGTTTTCCTTCAGCGAAAGCTTTTCCGTTGCCAGATTCAAAACTTGCGTAGCGTTCTTTTACCATTGAAGGAATGCGTCCGTCTTCGATAAGCTGAACGGCTTTTTCAAGTCCGCGCGCAAAGATGTCCATTCCGCCGATGTGCGCAATGAACAAATCTTCTGGAGCAACTGAATTTCTTCTGACTTTCGCATCGAAGTTGAGTCCGCCTGTTGTGAATCCTCCCATTCTGATTACCTGAAGCATTGCCTGTGTCGTTTCGTAAATGCTTACCGGGAACTGGTCTGTGTCCCAGCCGTTTACAGGGTCTCCGCGGTTTGCATCGATTGAGCCAAGCATTCCGTTGTCTACGCAGACTGTAAGCTCGTGCGCAAATTCGTGGCCTGCAAGTTCAGCATGGTTCGCTTCAATATTCAGTTTGAAATCCTTGTCAAGTCCGTGGGCGCGGAGGAATCCGATTACAGTTTCTGAGTCATAGTCATACTGATGCTTTGTCGGCTCCATTGGCTTAGGCTCGATGTAGAAGCAGCCGGTGAATCCCTGTTTTCTTGCATAGTCGCGTGCCAAGGTAAGCATCATGGCGAGGTGTTCTTTTTCTGCTTTCATGTCTGTGTTCAAGAGGCTCATGTAGCCTTCGCGTCCGCCCCAGAATGTGTAGCCTGCTCCGCCGAGTTTGATTGTGTTGTCGATTGCGGCTTTTATCTGGCTTGCTGCCTGCGCAACTACATCGAAGTCAGGATTTGTTGCGGCTCCGTTCATGTAGCGCGGATTGTTGAATACGTTTGCAGTTCCCCAAAGAAGTTTTACGCCTGTTTCTTTCTGACGCTCAAGCAAAAGATCTGTGATATGTGAAAGTTTTTTTTCGCTGTCGGCAGGGCTTGTTCCTTCTGGGCAGATGTCGCGGTCGTGCCAGGCGTAGTATCCGCAGCCGAGCTTGGTTATGAATTCAAATGCCGCGTCAACTTTTTCTTCTGGAGTTTTCCAAGTGAATTCGCGTGTTCCGCTTCCAAAAGGATCTCCTCCGTCAGCGCAGAAAGAATGCCAGTAGGCTACTGTGAACTTGAGCCAGTCTTTCATCTTTTTGCCCATTACAACTTTTTCAGCATCGTAGTATTTGAATGCAAGCGGATTTTTTGATTCCGGGCCTTCATACTTGATCTGGCCGATTCCTGGAAAATATTCTTTTGAACCTTTGAAAAATGACATAAGTCCTCCTAAAAATTTGTTAAGTTTTTTTTGTTTTAAAGCCTGCAACGCAAACTTTTTTTTATTTGTACAATGGCGAAAGCTGGTTCACCAAAATTTTATATTCTTCAAATGCCTTGCTGTATTCCAAAGCATTTTTTTCGTTCGGCAAAGTTGTCTTGGATTCATCAAGCGCAACGTGTGTTTCCGCAAGGCTTTCCATTGAAACTGGAGTTCCCTGCAATTTTTTTAGGCACCATAAAGCTTGAAGAGCAGCACCGAACGCCGCGGCTTCTGATGAAACTGGAACTTTTACAGGAAGGTTCATAATGTCCGCCGCAATCTGCCTCCACACTTTGCTTTTTGCACCTCCTCCAGTCAGCCGAAGTTCCTTTGGCGTAAAGCCGTGTTTTTTAAATGAATCAAGTCCTGCACGCATTGAATAGACTGCGCTTTCAAGTGCCGCCCTTGCGATGTTGGCCCGGTTGCAGTTTGCTACGGTAAGTCCCGTTATGCTTGCTTTTCCGTGCGGAAGATTTGGAGTTCTTTCTCCATTGAAAAACGGAAGCACAAAAACGCCTTCGCATCCCGGCTTTGACTTTTCAGCTTCAGCATCGAATTCCTTTACATCAAGATTTAAAAGCGCCCTGATTTCTTCGGAAGCAACCGTGCAGTTCATTGTGCAAAGAAGCGGCAAATATCCGCCGGAAGAAGAACAGAATCCAGAAATGCCTTCCGCAGGATCGGCAACAGAAGAATCGCTAAAGCCGTACAAAGTTCCAGAAGTTCCCATGCTCATTGTAAGTGTTCCGCTTTTTACGGCTCCAGTTCCAATCGCGCTCATCAT
The window above is part of the uncultured Treponema sp. genome. Proteins encoded here:
- the cmk gene encoding (d)CMP kinase, with translation MNYKIPQGKELRVAISGKSGCGNTTVSTLLAQKLNVKLINFTFRQLAAEKNLTLAQVIENAKTDDSYDIAVDTRQVELAKKESCVLGSRLAIWMLKEADLKVYLIADDNVRAQRILNREGGSLEEIKSFTAMRDSEDSRRYKKLYNIDNSSFDFADLKIDTALFTPEQIVEKILLELEKRNLICAAE
- the thrC gene encoding threonine synthase; this translates as MKYTDTRDKKVSVDFRTAVLNGMNAETGGLYMPTEFPRLENSFLERNPEPSFREIAYEMAKSYVENEIPDTDLESIIQDCYPFSSKVVPIDPVTYVLELFHGPTCAFKDFGARFMARVMSYFNRSENDNLHILVATSGDTGSAVGSAFHNVPGIDVTILYPDGKISPLQEKQLSTFTGNVRALKVKGTFDDCQKLVKTAFTDKDLRAKFRLSSANSINISRLLPQSFYYMYSSLVVKKRIPFDSKNGGDAIIVVVPSGNFGNLTSGLIAREMGAPITGFVAATNSNHTVPDWIASGEYKTRPSVATLSNAMDVGAPSNYERIAAMYSLDQVRNLFASYWTDDEGTIDGIKSCKNKTGYVIDPHGAVAWKAWNDIRGGEMEKLVNGQKNDFTKPGLTPNVPSWAKSVVDKKASAIILETAHPAKFGATVYKAIGQEPALPERLEKVISLPDNAIPMSKDYDSFKEWLVSNL
- a CDS encoding type II CAAX endopeptidase family protein gives rise to the protein MKKRYILAEFLVVFVFLLIPPIFADKGAYLSEEFSFSVLAEFFIAAILQIQFKMENKCEKKSANEKFILLVNSLKWGALTLGFLMLIFAAVHAFCFAFKISSAQTEILLKNPENFSSWIFLIFTLAAGAFFEEAVYRQFVPETLNSLLGKWKIPVEIFSVLIFALAHRYLGWISVCNAAFCGAVLRICRIKTASIAPSFAAHFVYNLSLIVFSVLL
- a CDS encoding YicC/YloC family endoribonuclease, with product MNSMTGYGFKEAIVENTQISVEIKSVNSRFLDLSVNIPSFLNPLEARIRKTVSEKIVRGKIDLTIRVRDNNSTAKVSADPAAAKMYSDAILEIAKALGKSEAEIPLSLIVSQEGVLNVSHEYDAESYWKKIEGIFSEVLEQFIEDRKREGENLKNDLLEKLSTLDDCAAFFKKWQPEMEKRFREQISAKFKELLADKADENRIMSETAAMIVKYTINEEIIRLQSHLQALRKEINENPVPGKKIDFICQEANREINTIGSKNQFTEVGEKVIDAKNALENIREQGKNIE
- the xylA gene encoding xylose isomerase, which translates into the protein MSFFKGSKEYFPGIGQIKYEGPESKNPLAFKYYDAEKVVMGKKMKDWLKFTVAYWHSFCADGGDPFGSGTREFTWKTPEEKVDAAFEFITKLGCGYYAWHDRDICPEGTSPADSEKKLSHITDLLLERQKETGVKLLWGTANVFNNPRYMNGAATNPDFDVVAQAASQIKAAIDNTIKLGGAGYTFWGGREGYMSLLNTDMKAEKEHLAMMLTLARDYARKQGFTGCFYIEPKPMEPTKHQYDYDSETVIGFLRAHGLDKDFKLNIEANHAELAGHEFAHELTVCVDNGMLGSIDANRGDPVNGWDTDQFPVSIYETTQAMLQVIRMGGFTTGGLNFDAKVRRNSVAPEDLFIAHIGGMDIFARGLEKAVQLIEDGRIPSMVKERYASFESGNGKAFAEGKLTLDQVASLAKPYDQVAKTSGKQELYENILNQICLG
- the xylB gene encoding xylulokinase: MKTVAGIDLGTQSMKVVLYDYETKKTMESSSCPMELISESDGTREQKTEWYKKGLEVCFSKISSEGKKSIQALGVSGQQHGFVPLDLEGNPLYNIKLWNDTSTAKECELITNAAGGQDEVVKEVQNFILPGFTAPKILWLKLHKKELFEKLHYIMLPHDYLNFLLTGNYVMEQGDASGTALFNSKEKKWSKKICAAIDESLFEKLPKIIASDEPSGFVSKEAADWLGIPEGAPVSSGGGDNMMSAIGTGAVKSGTLTMSMGTSGTLYGFSDSSVADPAEGISGFCSSSGGYLPLLCTMNCTVASEEIRALLNLDVKEFDAEAEKSKPGCEGVFVLPFFNGERTPNLPHGKASITGLTVANCNRANIARAALESAVYSMRAGLDSFKKHGFTPKELRLTGGGAKSKVWRQIAADIMNLPVKVPVSSEAAAFGAALQALWCLKKLQGTPVSMESLAETHVALDESKTTLPNEKNALEYSKAFEEYKILVNQLSPLYK
- a CDS encoding PilZ domain-containing protein, whose product is MPAVISAIIILAFIFALFKLYKASTEKMNFFSKGFDYGFKHSEISALWQLAKKCGIEEPLSLYISENSVNRCISSVIEEAKQKGAEDSTQVQAFLEKLYKFKTRVILDKENKRGIESTKSLDANQKLSVILKGKGVFKSRILNNGTQLIILLPYQISKQSKRPEFLPESEWDGKEISVYFWRNGDAGYAFDTKVIGTGIFRSDKALFLMHSTKLDRTQKRQSIRCKCEIYAQMYIVQQGEKIEYDKVETAPGYKCLLEDISEDGAMIRIGGKGKANVRIKIQFEINGALVVMHGVIRAVEWNSQLGQSRIHFECTHIEKSMRNTVLAFVYNVIPPEQKEIHQAIEQASSEENQTQEENSAEKNIQQENSSQ
- the murC gene encoding UDP-N-acetylmuramate--L-alanine ligase, which produces MASMEKSILPQDLTGVHIHFVGIKGTGMAALVEILSARKAMITGSDVSERFYTDEILEKLGIKALPFSSQNVTEKTQLVIYSSAYSPEKNPDLAQAKKLGIPLLLYSEALGEISRTAFSCGICGVHGKTTTTGLAGTMLKELDLPSQVLAGSIISSFGNSCTMTSSEFSNSDSAEKKYFVAETCEYQRHFMSFCPQKIILTSVESDHQDYYPTFADIQNAFVDYICKLPKNGDLIFCADDKGACETAALAKKKRSDINFIPYGENAEGDFKLSFGKVEGGKQFFTIGKTECALHVPGKHNARNAAAAFALCCELLKTAGKNPQEYFDKLKNGLEKFSGGKRRSEIVGRAKNKFGQDIIFIDDYGHHPTAIKTTLAGFRQFYKDHKIIVDFMSHTYTRTAALLEEFASSFESADMIVINKIYGSAREKADSTTVTGKILAEHAKKYHPNVVYAKEFEEAAQIIESELNKKSDAKDGYVFVTMGAGDNFKVGQMVLKKFKV